The Algoriphagus sp. TR-M9 genome has a window encoding:
- a CDS encoding CHAT domain-containing protein, whose protein sequence is MLRFFFLPILFFASAVWGQTIDRKASWEKMLETGTHSTALAEVKEFTQSLIDQKLYDSLPEYLEIYGRILQANFAEKESDQKLQETYQNWENLSEEATFRRRLAKSLAHWYEYTGNTTAAYQQTLVALDWAKKEKPKSQEAFSNIYLNLGGLAIKNMDLPAAKKHLDEVLSLDLSQTDPENVYFANSYLGNISYYNSNLDSAAFYYQKSIEAIDQLEPTPRNQFYRKSIILNNLAGVQMAQSDFDAAEQSMNLTISYQEKYLAADLEELEKQKVLQAYFRSMDNLAGLYRQLGSYHRAKQLLEFSFQRKSEEFGNQDLETAKSRILLGQVYFDMIQIEQSREFLLEGLKQMQELEEESSYWQADAINTLARMEDYLQNEEQADSLYRKAKTIFDQEVQGDYDVIYLDFLKNFSKFLAENKKMDEAIQLSTLARNYLADVGSENLYLDYNQTINQASIYELGQNYQKALQYTSDALSQIDLLMARSKSPKDSIQAMFLKSQPILIRNRSRYYLEKVDESLLKSIEKELREGLKIIDSQSDFLFEPSDVSIQLDVNREYFEFLELIELELYQLSGEEIYLDRLLAYHEHARYRKIRSRLQKNQQVHFGGLPAEILNREEELKEQLRQSLQAEVTDLSAYAKANSEWTAFLDTLKVNYPNYYQLHFETSESVLARVFSKLDPEISYLRYLNIGQEWWLMTIRDNEKKLIALSSDALTEALEKLAEQSSQNKIQPALLHELYNLIWEPSEPFISTQRIAIIPEGLLFNLSFETLTKAPIQDWTELTDHFLLSDHSFSYQYSLLFLEDQAASVYEDQLIAFAPGFFDGMKQSYSASFLDQQFLDLDYLKLLPQPFTRRLVEDISSKFEAKTYLENGSTLKNFRVEAGQTRIIHIGTHAISSNVNPGDSRLVFAKSTENPIEPNELFASEIYGLDLSAELAVLLACESGKPSYSPGEGMISLAHAFNYSGTKSLLMGLWKIDEQTSVNIAAEFYDFLEDGLPKDEALRKAKLNYLAKAKGRALDPSFWSGLILLGNPEPVALETKQSPWPLYAALLLALVFLAWFFKKKFYSN, encoded by the coding sequence ATGCTTAGATTCTTTTTTCTGCCTATTCTTTTTTTCGCTTCAGCTGTTTGGGGACAAACTATCGACAGGAAGGCCAGCTGGGAGAAAATGCTTGAAACTGGCACCCATTCCACTGCATTGGCTGAGGTCAAAGAATTTACCCAGAGTTTAATTGACCAAAAGCTGTACGATAGCCTACCAGAATACCTGGAAATTTATGGACGCATACTTCAGGCAAATTTCGCAGAAAAAGAATCCGATCAGAAACTCCAAGAAACCTACCAAAACTGGGAAAATCTATCCGAAGAAGCCACATTCAGACGTAGGCTGGCCAAAAGTCTGGCCCACTGGTATGAATACACCGGAAATACTACTGCTGCTTATCAGCAAACTTTAGTAGCCCTGGACTGGGCAAAAAAGGAAAAGCCAAAATCCCAGGAAGCATTCAGTAACATTTATCTGAATTTGGGCGGACTGGCGATTAAAAACATGGATCTACCGGCAGCCAAAAAGCATCTGGATGAAGTCCTGAGCCTGGACCTTTCCCAGACTGATCCCGAGAATGTCTATTTCGCCAATAGTTATTTAGGAAACATCTCCTACTATAATTCCAATCTGGATTCGGCAGCATTCTATTATCAAAAATCTATCGAAGCTATAGACCAGCTTGAACCTACCCCCAGAAATCAATTCTATCGCAAGAGTATAATTCTAAATAATCTAGCCGGTGTGCAGATGGCTCAGAGTGATTTTGATGCAGCAGAGCAGTCTATGAACCTGACGATTTCTTATCAGGAAAAATACCTTGCTGCTGATTTAGAAGAGCTGGAGAAACAAAAAGTATTGCAAGCCTATTTCAGGTCTATGGACAATCTGGCCGGATTATATAGGCAGTTGGGTTCCTATCATCGGGCCAAGCAACTTTTGGAATTTTCCTTTCAAAGAAAGTCTGAAGAGTTTGGGAATCAGGATTTGGAAACAGCCAAATCCCGGATACTGCTGGGACAGGTTTACTTTGATATGATTCAAATCGAGCAGTCAAGGGAATTTCTTTTGGAAGGACTCAAGCAAATGCAGGAACTGGAGGAGGAGAGCAGTTATTGGCAGGCAGACGCCATCAATACTTTGGCTAGAATGGAGGATTATTTACAAAATGAAGAACAGGCAGATTCGCTATACAGAAAAGCTAAAACCATTTTTGACCAAGAAGTCCAAGGAGATTACGATGTGATTTACCTGGATTTTTTAAAAAACTTCAGCAAGTTTCTGGCAGAAAACAAGAAGATGGATGAGGCTATCCAATTATCTACGCTAGCCCGAAATTACCTCGCGGATGTAGGTTCTGAAAATCTCTATCTCGACTATAATCAAACCATCAATCAAGCTTCCATATATGAGTTGGGGCAGAATTATCAAAAGGCCTTACAATACACTTCGGATGCCTTAAGCCAAATCGATCTTTTGATGGCACGCAGTAAAAGCCCGAAGGACTCTATACAGGCAATGTTTCTAAAGTCCCAGCCTATTTTGATCAGGAATCGAAGCAGGTATTATTTGGAAAAGGTAGATGAATCCTTGCTAAAATCCATTGAGAAAGAACTCAGGGAAGGATTAAAAATCATTGACTCCCAGTCAGATTTTTTATTTGAACCTTCGGATGTGAGCATTCAGCTCGACGTAAATCGGGAGTATTTTGAGTTTCTTGAGCTTATAGAACTGGAACTCTATCAATTAAGTGGTGAAGAAATCTATTTAGATCGCTTGCTTGCTTATCATGAGCATGCGAGATATCGCAAGATCAGATCCAGACTTCAGAAAAATCAACAAGTACATTTTGGTGGTTTGCCAGCAGAGATCTTAAATCGGGAAGAAGAACTTAAAGAGCAGCTCCGGCAATCTTTGCAGGCCGAGGTGACAGACTTATCAGCCTATGCAAAGGCAAATAGCGAGTGGACAGCCTTTTTGGATACGCTTAAGGTCAATTACCCCAACTATTATCAACTCCACTTTGAGACTAGTGAGAGTGTGCTAGCCAGAGTTTTTTCCAAACTAGACCCTGAGATTAGCTACCTCCGATACCTGAATATTGGACAAGAATGGTGGCTCATGACCATTCGAGATAACGAAAAAAAGTTGATTGCATTGAGCTCCGATGCTTTAACTGAGGCGCTTGAAAAACTGGCAGAACAATCCTCCCAAAACAAGATTCAGCCCGCTTTGCTGCATGAACTATATAACCTAATTTGGGAACCGAGTGAGCCTTTCATTAGCACCCAGCGAATAGCTATCATACCGGAAGGCTTGTTATTCAATCTGAGTTTTGAAACCCTCACCAAAGCCCCCATCCAGGACTGGACCGAACTGACGGACCATTTTCTGCTTTCAGATCATAGCTTTTCCTACCAGTACAGTTTACTTTTTCTAGAAGATCAAGCAGCAAGTGTCTATGAAGATCAGTTGATCGCTTTTGCGCCCGGATTTTTTGATGGGATGAAACAGAGCTATAGCGCGTCATTTCTGGATCAGCAATTCCTAGATCTGGATTATTTGAAACTCCTACCCCAACCTTTCACCCGGCGACTAGTAGAGGATATTTCTTCTAAGTTTGAGGCAAAAACCTACCTGGAAAATGGCTCTACGCTGAAGAATTTTAGGGTTGAAGCGGGACAAACCCGTATTATCCATATTGGTACACATGCTATCTCCAGCAATGTGAATCCAGGCGATTCCAGACTGGTTTTTGCCAAGTCAACTGAAAACCCCATTGAACCCAATGAGCTTTTTGCCAGTGAAATCTATGGACTGGACCTCAGCGCTGAACTTGCGGTTTTACTGGCCTGTGAATCCGGCAAACCCAGCTACTCTCCTGGAGAAGGAATGATCTCCCTGGCCCATGCTTTTAATTATTCCGGCACCAAATCCCTTTTGATGGGGCTTTGGAAAATCGATGAGCAAACCAGCGTAAACATTGCCGCTGAGTTCTATGACTTCTTGGAAGATGGCTTACCCAAAGATGAAGCACTAAGAAAGGCCAAACTAAACTACCTAGCCAAAGCCAAAGGAAGAGCGCTAGACCCTTCATTTTGGTCCGGATTGATTCTCCTGGGGAATCCAGAGCCAGTTGCGCTGGAAACTAAGCAATCTCCTTGGCCACTTTATGCAGCCTTACTTCTTGCCCTTGTCTTCCTTGCTTGGTTCTTTAAAAAGAAATTTTATAGCAATTGA
- a CDS encoding tetratricopeptide repeat protein, which translates to MSKDLNITPIEYELIEAKLDGTLADMQMKALRELEAEDADWSLKVEEVKALRQDLESYLVKTELDKIHEKAFPAEKSKTRQLPQWIWGVAAAIALILVGWISFQFLFTETHEKLFTTYYETDPGLITAMSGTDSYEFDRGMVDFKEGKYEEALALWQPLLEEKPTGDTLLYFVAMANLELENYIESQEYLEKILTGNPSEFKQDAEWYLGLLYLRNGQTEKAKGYFSNSNKPEAKEILEKLE; encoded by the coding sequence ATGTCCAAGGACTTAAATATCACCCCAATAGAGTACGAACTTATCGAAGCAAAACTTGATGGGACGCTTGCTGATATGCAGATGAAAGCCTTGCGTGAGTTGGAGGCTGAGGATGCAGATTGGAGCCTGAAGGTGGAAGAAGTAAAAGCCTTGCGTCAAGATTTAGAATCGTATTTAGTGAAAACTGAGTTGGACAAAATCCACGAAAAGGCTTTCCCAGCAGAAAAATCTAAAACCAGACAGCTACCTCAATGGATATGGGGAGTGGCTGCAGCTATTGCATTGATTTTGGTGGGATGGATTAGTTTTCAATTTCTTTTCACCGAAACTCACGAAAAGCTGTTTACCACTTATTATGAAACCGACCCCGGCTTGATTACCGCCATGTCGGGAACTGATTCTTATGAATTTGACCGGGGCATGGTGGATTTCAAAGAAGGGAAATATGAAGAGGCTTTGGCACTCTGGCAGCCATTATTGGAGGAAAAACCTACCGGAGACACTTTGCTCTATTTCGTAGCCATGGCCAACCTGGAATTGGAAAACTATATTGAAAGCCAGGAGTATTTAGAAAAGATTTTAACCGGAAATCCATCTGAATTTAAGCAAGATGCGGAATGGTACTTGGGTTTACTTTATCTAAGAAACGGCCAAACCGAAAAAGCAAAAGGATACTTCAGCAATTCCAACAAACCAGAGGCAAAAGAAATTTTAGAAAAGTTAGAATAA
- a CDS encoding carboxymuconolactone decarboxylase family protein yields MESRLQIDEVEPKGYQSLFGIEKYLQQAELTSTHKELIKIRASQLNKCAFCIDMHTKEALKQGEKIQRVLLLNAWRETDLFTPEEKTLLQITEEVTLISENGLSRESYHQGLRTFGENYLAQVILAIIAINAWNRLAVSTNKPIP; encoded by the coding sequence ATGGAATCCAGATTGCAAATCGACGAAGTAGAACCGAAAGGTTATCAATCACTTTTCGGAATAGAGAAGTATCTCCAGCAAGCCGAACTCACCTCCACTCATAAGGAACTGATCAAGATCCGCGCCTCCCAGCTCAACAAATGTGCATTCTGTATTGACATGCATACAAAGGAGGCTTTGAAGCAGGGTGAAAAAATCCAAAGGGTGCTATTGCTCAATGCCTGGAGAGAAACAGACCTTTTTACTCCTGAAGAAAAAACACTTCTCCAGATCACTGAGGAAGTCACCCTGATCAGTGAAAATGGACTGAGTCGGGAGAGCTACCATCAAGGGTTGAGGACTTTCGGAGAAAACTACTTGGCCCAGGTGATCCTGGCTATAATTGCCATCAATGCATGGAATCGCCTTGCTGTCAGCACCAACAAGCCCATTCCATAA
- a CDS encoding metal-dependent hydrolase family protein: MMTFSLPRFLLFSLFSVFLSLPLTAQNTKETNLVISNVEIFDGINESTFPGSVWIQGNKIKQVSTNSITLPADVDATEIDGQGMFLMPGLIDAHYHTMFATLPQVALLTSDIGFVNLAAGRNAEAMLQRGFTSVRDLGGPVFGLKKAIDAGIISGPRIFPSGAFLSQTGGHGDFRLPYEVPADGSKGLSYSERINAAAIADGADEVLKRTREQLMLGASQIKLMAGGGVSSVYDPLDVSQYTVAEFRAAVDAAENWGTYVTVHAYTPRAIQNAIQGGVKCIDHGQLIDEETAQLMAEKGIWWSLQPFIEEAGAVNTTLSPESRAKQLEMYQGTDNAFALAKKYGIKTAWGTDVLFDASKAMKQGNELLKMKRWYSNFEILRMATSVNGELLALSGKRSPYAGKLGVIEEGALADILLIQGNLLEDLSLITKPSENLLLVIKDGKTYKNMLSSGF; encoded by the coding sequence ATGATGACTTTTTCATTGCCTCGATTCCTGTTGTTTTCCTTGTTTTCTGTTTTTCTATCCCTCCCATTAACTGCCCAGAACACGAAAGAAACAAACCTGGTGATTTCAAACGTGGAAATTTTTGATGGAATTAATGAATCCACTTTTCCAGGCAGTGTTTGGATTCAGGGAAACAAGATCAAACAGGTTTCAACAAATAGCATCACGCTTCCTGCCGATGTGGACGCAACGGAAATTGATGGTCAGGGAATGTTTTTAATGCCTGGGTTAATAGATGCCCATTACCATACCATGTTTGCCACCTTGCCTCAGGTTGCTTTGTTGACTTCAGATATAGGCTTTGTCAATCTGGCTGCGGGCAGAAATGCAGAAGCCATGCTGCAAAGAGGCTTCACCAGTGTAAGAGATTTGGGAGGGCCGGTATTTGGTCTCAAAAAAGCCATCGATGCAGGTATTATTTCCGGGCCTAGAATTTTTCCTTCGGGAGCTTTTCTCTCCCAAACCGGAGGCCATGGAGATTTCAGACTTCCATATGAAGTTCCTGCTGACGGTTCCAAAGGACTCAGCTATTCCGAAAGGATCAATGCCGCGGCAATTGCCGATGGGGCCGATGAAGTCTTGAAAAGAACTCGGGAACAATTAATGCTTGGAGCCTCGCAGATTAAACTGATGGCAGGAGGAGGTGTTTCTTCGGTTTATGACCCCTTGGATGTGAGTCAATACACGGTAGCGGAATTCAGAGCAGCCGTAGATGCCGCAGAAAACTGGGGAACTTATGTAACTGTCCATGCCTATACGCCCAGAGCTATTCAAAACGCAATCCAAGGCGGTGTAAAATGTATTGATCATGGGCAGCTGATCGATGAGGAAACGGCACAATTAATGGCCGAAAAAGGAATCTGGTGGAGCCTTCAGCCCTTTATCGAAGAGGCAGGTGCGGTAAATACCACCCTCAGTCCGGAAAGCCGGGCTAAGCAATTGGAAATGTACCAAGGCACAGACAACGCTTTTGCATTGGCAAAAAAATACGGGATCAAAACTGCTTGGGGAACCGATGTGCTTTTTGATGCTTCCAAAGCCATGAAACAGGGAAATGAACTACTAAAAATGAAACGATGGTATTCTAATTTTGAGATACTCAGAATGGCAACCTCCGTAAACGGAGAACTTCTTGCCCTCTCAGGAAAGAGGAGCCCTTATGCAGGCAAGCTTGGGGTCATTGAAGAAGGAGCTTTGGCAGATATTCTATTGATCCAGGGCAATCTTCTTGAAGATTTAAGTCTTATAACCAAGCCATCTGAAAATTTGCTTTTAGTCATCAAAGACGGAAAAACTTACAAAAACATGCTTTCATCAGGTTTTTGA
- a CDS encoding RNA polymerase sigma factor translates to MPEDSISQLSQEQLIQGIKENQRDVMSGLYLEVFPKVRSYILQNSGDEDQAKDIFQEAFLVAWQKVKNGDFQPQNATAMQGFLFQVSKNKWLDWLRSSRYKMESSMGAISIEVADSEDEILLDERLGYLEKAFQHLGESCRELLKRFYYEKVSLEDLAVKFGWTPQTAKNNKYRCMEKLRKLIKR, encoded by the coding sequence ATGCCAGAAGATTCGATCAGTCAGTTATCACAAGAGCAACTCATCCAGGGTATCAAGGAGAACCAAAGGGATGTGATGTCGGGCTTATACCTGGAAGTTTTTCCAAAAGTGAGGAGCTATATACTTCAAAACAGTGGAGATGAAGATCAGGCAAAAGACATCTTTCAGGAGGCTTTTCTGGTGGCCTGGCAAAAAGTAAAAAACGGAGATTTCCAGCCTCAAAACGCCACAGCGATGCAGGGATTTCTATTTCAGGTTTCTAAAAACAAATGGCTGGACTGGCTCCGGTCCAGCCGATATAAAATGGAAAGCTCTATGGGAGCCATCTCCATTGAAGTGGCAGATTCGGAAGATGAAATTCTTCTAGATGAAAGGCTGGGCTATCTTGAAAAGGCTTTTCAACATCTGGGAGAAAGCTGCAGGGAATTACTGAAGCGTTTTTATTATGAAAAAGTATCGCTGGAAGATTTGGCTGTGAAATTTGGCTGGACCCCACAAACCGCAAAAAACAACAAATATCGATGCATGGAAAAGCTTCGAAAATTGATTAAACGCTAA
- a CDS encoding PorV/PorQ family protein, with the protein MKKLFFLFLGICFSFSSYSQTSYYYPPGYFGLFNNQSTSARAQGMGFTTLTKSGIENSFYNPASIGSSTAPIQAYANYANGHSYRPKSRYYFAGGAFKVKDKFTVGLSYFSYQNPDPVWTTIIGWQTFDTDYFSQRAISVLAAYEIMEGLQAGISANMMQENAINGEKTNADFVPSLGLQYEKQLQLFKTEKIQNQRIFGAMSLFNFLFQDETTQSYQDAEDVGYLPIILRLGAGYAFQIPLKSSLTEGKAYFENTAHAVDLRLDIQFQDYLPGGPENNTDDEYNTAFGIGAEAWFYERIALRMGYFTEKGPTGTQDDGDIWVTGNRAGFSWGYGTLIPTHQLTEGKLPFDLEVNLITGKLVSSLNEEIYTHPSLFTENTFQFSFGMNLLWK; encoded by the coding sequence ATGAAAAAGCTATTCTTTTTATTCTTGGGGATTTGTTTCAGTTTTTCCTCTTATTCTCAGACCTCTTATTACTATCCGCCTGGATATTTTGGACTGTTTAATAATCAATCAACCAGCGCCAGAGCTCAGGGAATGGGGTTCACGACACTTACAAAGTCGGGAATCGAAAACTCATTTTACAATCCAGCCTCAATAGGAAGTTCCACCGCTCCTATTCAGGCCTACGCCAATTACGCAAATGGACATTCCTATCGACCAAAGTCCCGATATTACTTTGCCGGAGGAGCTTTTAAAGTGAAAGACAAATTCACTGTCGGCCTCTCCTATTTTAGCTATCAAAATCCCGATCCTGTATGGACCACCATCATTGGTTGGCAGACTTTTGATACAGATTACTTTTCCCAGCGGGCAATTTCCGTTTTGGCGGCTTATGAAATCATGGAAGGATTGCAGGCTGGTATCAGTGCCAATATGATGCAGGAAAATGCCATCAATGGGGAGAAAACCAACGCGGATTTTGTCCCAAGTCTCGGCCTCCAATACGAAAAGCAATTACAGCTCTTTAAAACCGAAAAAATTCAAAACCAACGAATCTTTGGGGCGATGTCTCTTTTTAACTTTTTGTTTCAGGATGAAACGACCCAGAGCTACCAGGACGCAGAGGACGTGGGATATTTGCCAATTATATTAAGACTTGGCGCTGGTTATGCCTTTCAAATTCCATTGAAATCCAGCCTGACTGAGGGAAAAGCCTATTTTGAAAACACTGCTCACGCAGTAGATCTGCGTCTGGACATACAGTTTCAGGACTACCTACCGGGAGGACCGGAGAATAATACGGATGATGAATATAACACCGCCTTTGGTATTGGAGCGGAGGCTTGGTTCTATGAGCGAATAGCCCTGCGAATGGGCTATTTCACCGAAAAAGGACCAACTGGAACCCAAGACGATGGCGACATTTGGGTAACCGGAAATCGGGCCGGATTCTCTTGGGGATATGGAACCTTGATCCCGACTCATCAGCTCACCGAAGGCAAATTACCTTTTGACCTAGAGGTCAATCTGATCACTGGAAAACTGGTTTCCTCCCTAAATGAAGAAATCTACACGCATCCTTCTCTTTTCACCGAAAACACCTTCCAGTTCTCTTTTGGAATGAATCTGCTTTGGAAATAA
- a CDS encoding YihY/virulence factor BrkB family protein has product MSDGFTVARIMHKTVQAISRISFAEWKKIVLKVKERTDDNNVVIISAGVGFFGFLAIFPAIMALISIYGFVMDPQQIEDQVSKISSVMPEQTHEILQYRVDNFIKPEGKPLGWGTFFGILLGIWIGNLGTKSLFRGINIAYGTESRRGIIKNNGLTLLFTFGAIILIILSAALIVAFPAIIEKIGLPDHIVSLTSWLRWLVMGVVLVGSISLIYYFGPKRSRPGFMWCIPGAVLASSLWLLASWAFSFYIRNFWNLGEIYGSISAVIFLMLWLFISTFIVLLGAELNYEIERQAMQESGQK; this is encoded by the coding sequence TTGAGTGACGGTTTCACCGTAGCTAGAATTATGCACAAAACGGTTCAAGCCATTTCTAGAATATCATTTGCTGAATGGAAGAAGATTGTTCTAAAAGTAAAGGAACGCACTGATGATAATAATGTAGTTATTATTTCGGCAGGAGTAGGGTTTTTCGGCTTTTTAGCCATTTTTCCTGCGATTATGGCACTTATTTCCATTTATGGGTTTGTCATGGACCCCCAGCAAATAGAGGATCAGGTATCCAAAATCAGTTCTGTGATGCCAGAGCAGACCCATGAAATCCTCCAATATCGGGTCGATAACTTTATCAAACCCGAGGGTAAACCGCTAGGTTGGGGTACATTTTTCGGGATTCTCCTGGGTATTTGGATTGGCAATCTGGGTACAAAATCCTTGTTCAGAGGGATTAATATCGCTTATGGAACCGAAAGTAGAAGAGGAATCATCAAAAACAATGGGCTCACCCTGTTATTTACCTTTGGTGCTATCATCCTGATTATTCTAAGTGCCGCATTGATCGTGGCATTTCCGGCTATCATTGAGAAAATAGGTTTACCCGATCACATTGTAAGCCTTACCAGTTGGTTGCGCTGGCTAGTCATGGGTGTTGTTCTGGTGGGGAGTATTAGTCTGATCTATTATTTTGGACCAAAAAGAAGTCGGCCTGGGTTTATGTGGTGCATTCCGGGTGCTGTTTTAGCCAGCTCTTTGTGGCTATTGGCTTCCTGGGCATTTTCATTTTACATCCGTAATTTCTGGAACTTGGGTGAAATCTATGGATCTATTTCGGCTGTTATTTTCCTGATGTTGTGGCTCTTTATCAGCACTTTTATAGTTCTGTTAGGTGCTGAATTGAATTACGAAATAGAACGCCAAGCTATGCAGGAGTCGGGGCAAAAGTGA
- a CDS encoding Crp/Fnr family transcriptional regulator — protein MSQALVEHIQKFIPLTPYLSLSIPEYFQRLEVGKKGVLQPANQLCDHLFFVERGCVHAFFVDQRGVEKSIQFALENWWITDYQAFYKKKVTDATIQAVEESVAWSISRENYTALLRNHPELESYFRQMYEIGYGAMLTRLKYLFNYSKEEIFYSFSEQFPYFVQRVPQYILATYLGLTPEYLSKLRSKKRS, from the coding sequence ATGTCCCAAGCCCTAGTAGAGCATATCCAGAAATTCATCCCGCTGACACCATACCTTAGCCTATCAATCCCGGAATACTTCCAGCGTTTGGAAGTTGGCAAAAAAGGAGTCCTTCAACCTGCAAACCAACTCTGTGACCACCTGTTTTTTGTGGAAAGGGGTTGTGTACACGCTTTCTTCGTGGACCAGCGTGGTGTTGAAAAATCCATTCAATTTGCCCTGGAGAATTGGTGGATCACCGACTACCAGGCTTTTTACAAAAAGAAAGTGACCGATGCCACGATTCAGGCAGTGGAAGAATCTGTAGCCTGGAGTATTTCAAGGGAAAACTATACTGCCTTGCTTAGAAATCATCCGGAATTGGAGTCCTACTTTCGCCAGATGTATGAGATCGGCTATGGAGCCATGCTTACCCGGCTAAAATACCTCTTCAATTATTCCAAGGAGGAAATCTTTTACAGCTTCAGTGAGCAATTCCCCTACTTTGTGCAGCGTGTTCCCCAGTATATACTCGCGACCTACCTAGGGCTGACGCCGGAATACCTCAGTAAACTTCGATCGAAAAAGCGATCTTAA
- a CDS encoding serine hydrolase domain-containing protein, translating into MKNKFLPISRLFLIPLIALQFACSEGTDPNPTPQNPAQQVDIAAVDSQIENFLSQYNLPGASLAIAKNGKLVYQKAYGVADESQAKAMETTTQMRVASVSKTFTGMAIMLLVQDGEISLDDKVFGEGGILGTTYGSKAYSSRVQQVSVKNLLQMTTGGWVVNGDRDAIDYEQQRTNEGFFNWMMDNATLTFNPGSQYWYINTNYFVAARIVEKVSGKSYAQFIKERITDPLEMRATVLGKNGTQGRQPNEAIYYGQGGTKGYEYNFNLERRDGDAGIVTTAPDLLRFVMAIDGSSSNPDLLQAATYNQFIQGSSVNPGFANGIAISNQFKFFYGALPGTRSAYMFHSNGMAAALIFNGNADYTQSNYNTFANAHDALMVNLITNNMDSYQDIDQF; encoded by the coding sequence ATGAAAAATAAATTTCTTCCAATTTCCAGATTATTTCTAATTCCTCTAATAGCACTACAGTTTGCCTGCTCAGAAGGAACAGATCCTAACCCTACCCCACAAAACCCAGCACAGCAGGTGGACATAGCGGCAGTGGACAGCCAAATCGAAAACTTCCTTAGTCAATACAACCTACCCGGAGCAAGTCTGGCCATAGCCAAAAACGGAAAACTGGTCTATCAAAAAGCCTACGGGGTAGCCGATGAGTCTCAGGCAAAAGCCATGGAAACGACAACACAGATGCGGGTGGCAAGTGTCTCCAAAACATTTACCGGGATGGCAATCATGTTACTCGTCCAAGACGGAGAAATTAGTCTAGATGACAAGGTGTTTGGAGAAGGTGGAATTCTTGGCACTACCTATGGCAGCAAAGCTTACTCTTCCAGAGTGCAGCAAGTAAGCGTAAAAAACCTGCTTCAGATGACTACAGGAGGATGGGTGGTCAATGGAGATAGAGATGCTATTGACTATGAGCAGCAAAGGACTAATGAAGGCTTCTTTAACTGGATGATGGATAATGCAACTTTGACCTTTAATCCAGGGAGTCAATACTGGTATATCAACACCAATTATTTCGTGGCCGCCCGAATCGTTGAAAAAGTATCAGGCAAGAGCTATGCACAGTTTATCAAAGAACGGATCACCGACCCGCTGGAGATGAGAGCAACTGTTCTCGGTAAAAATGGAACACAAGGCAGACAGCCGAATGAAGCCATCTATTATGGTCAAGGTGGTACCAAAGGTTACGAATACAATTTCAATCTGGAGCGAAGGGATGGTGATGCGGGTATCGTAACTACTGCCCCAGACCTGCTTCGTTTTGTGATGGCGATTGACGGTAGCTCTTCCAATCCCGATTTATTGCAGGCAGCTACTTATAATCAGTTTATTCAGGGATCTTCTGTAAATCCAGGTTTCGCCAACGGAATCGCTATTTCTAACCAGTTCAAGTTCTTCTACGGAGCATTGCCCGGAACCCGTTCTGCCTATATGTTTCACTCTAACGGCATGGCGGCAGCATTGATATTTAATGGAAACGCAGATTATACACAATCCAATTATAACACCTTTGCCAATGCCCATGATGCACTCATGGTAAACTTGATCACCAACAATATGGACTCATATCAGGATATTGACCAATTCTAG
- a CDS encoding GNAT family N-acetyltransferase: MENSVITALKTERLMLRPIVASDIDAVFKGLSDPEVIKYYGVNFQSLEATKEQMSFYEDLKKNGTGIWFAICSLDNTVFFGAAGLNDLNQEHKKAEIGFWLMKEFWGQGIVVEVLQLICNYGFDVLGLHRIEGFVESNNLKCKRAMSKLDFRLEGTMIDSEIKNGEFISLDIYAKINAQ; encoded by the coding sequence ATGGAAAACAGCGTAATCACAGCATTAAAAACTGAAAGGCTTATGCTTAGACCTATTGTTGCCAGTGATATTGATGCTGTTTTTAAAGGACTTTCTGACCCAGAGGTAATTAAATATTATGGGGTGAATTTTCAGTCCTTGGAAGCAACAAAAGAGCAAATGTCTTTTTACGAGGATCTGAAGAAAAATGGAACAGGAATATGGTTTGCCATTTGCTCTTTAGACAATACTGTATTTTTTGGTGCGGCAGGATTAAATGACCTAAATCAAGAGCATAAAAAAGCTGAAATTGGATTTTGGCTGATGAAGGAATTTTGGGGACAGGGCATTGTGGTGGAAGTATTGCAACTGATTTGTAATTATGGTTTTGATGTACTTGGACTACATAGAATTGAAGGATTTGTCGAGTCAAACAACCTAAAGTGTAAAAGGGCAATGTCAAAGCTTGACTTCCGGCTAGAAGGAACAATGATTGACAGTGAAATTAAAAATGGAGAATTTATTAGTTTAGATATTTACGCTAAGATTAATGCACAATGA